In the Natronobacterium texcoconense genome, one interval contains:
- a CDS encoding dihydroneopterin aldolase family protein, which produces MSETTPTDAEAACFEAGIKFGSLYHQFAGTPLSPDSAASIETAMEEAIENQPHCEEVTVDVREDELEAALEEAAADYTELTGRFLEVEIIVDYDGCEVVTRMAMEDGYPLMRLESVRER; this is translated from the coding sequence ATGTCCGAAACGACGCCGACGGACGCCGAAGCCGCCTGTTTCGAGGCTGGAATCAAGTTCGGGTCGCTCTACCACCAGTTCGCCGGGACGCCGCTGTCGCCCGACAGCGCAGCGAGCATCGAGACCGCGATGGAAGAGGCCATCGAGAACCAGCCCCATTGCGAGGAGGTCACTGTCGACGTTCGCGAAGACGAACTCGAGGCCGCACTCGAGGAAGCGGCTGCCGACTACACCGAACTGACTGGCCGATTTCTCGAGGTCGAGATCATCGTCGACTACGATGGCTGTGAGGTCGTCACCCGAATGGCGATGGAAGACGGGTATCCGCTGATGCGACTCGAGTCGGTTCGGGAGCGGTAA
- the azf gene encoding NAD-dependent glucose-6-phosphate dehydrogenase Azf: MAQSVLLTGAAGRVGTAILDGLVDERDYEWRLLDRDPPTEDHPGEFVVADITDEEAVREAMEGIDAVIHLAGDPRKTAPWESVLPNNIDGTRVVYEAAVDAGVEKVAFASSNHAVGAYETDERTPEMYREEDDFLLDGSELPRPGNLYGVSKAAGETLGRYYHDEYGLSVACVRIGNLTEGHPPIDYERGQAMWLSYRDCAHLFDRCIQADYGYEIVYGISDNDRKYYSIDRAREVLGYNPQDNSAEHD; this comes from the coding sequence ATGGCACAGTCCGTCCTCCTTACTGGGGCTGCGGGGCGCGTCGGGACGGCGATTCTCGACGGTCTCGTGGACGAACGCGACTACGAGTGGCGGCTGCTGGATCGAGATCCGCCGACGGAGGATCATCCGGGCGAGTTCGTCGTCGCGGACATCACCGACGAGGAGGCCGTCCGCGAGGCGATGGAGGGGATCGACGCCGTCATCCACCTCGCGGGCGACCCCCGTAAGACGGCACCGTGGGAGAGCGTCCTGCCGAACAACATCGACGGCACCAGGGTCGTCTACGAGGCCGCGGTCGACGCCGGCGTCGAGAAGGTCGCCTTCGCCTCCTCGAACCACGCCGTCGGCGCCTACGAAACCGACGAGCGAACACCCGAGATGTACCGCGAGGAAGACGACTTCTTGCTCGACGGTTCCGAACTTCCCCGGCCGGGCAACCTCTACGGCGTCTCGAAGGCCGCCGGCGAAACTCTGGGACGATACTACCACGACGAGTACGGCCTCTCGGTCGCCTGCGTCCGGATCGGCAACCTCACCGAAGGCCACCCGCCGATCGACTACGAGCGCGGCCAGGCGATGTGGCTCTCCTACCGCGACTGTGCACACCTCTTCGATCGCTGCATCCAGGCCGACTACGGCTACGAAATCGTCTACGGCATCTCCGACAACGACCGGAAGTACTACTCGATCGATCGCGCTCGAGAAGTGCTCGGATACAACCCACAGGACAACTCCGCCGAGCACGACTGA